GGCAGCATGCAATTGGTTGACTTTGCCCGCGCACGTCAGGTGATGCTTGCCGTGGAGCATTTTGGAAATGCCAAAGCCTCCGGCGGCTCCGCCTCCAATACCATCCATGGTTTGGCGCGTCTGGGCAACGCTACGGCTTTCATCGGCCACATCGGCAATGACGAAACCGGCGATTTTTTCCGCAGCGATATGGAAAAAGCCGGCATCCAACCCATCCTCATCACCAGCAACGATCCCTCAGGCATCGCCCATGCATTGATCACGCCGGATGGAGAGCGCACTTTTGCCACATTTCTGGGGGCAGCGCTCAACCTGAGCGCCGAACACCTTCGTCCTGAGATGTTTGCACAGGCTGAATACCTCTATGTTGAAGGATATCTTGTACAAAATGAGGAGCTGATCATCAAGGCCATGGCCCTGGCCAAAGAAGCCGGATTGAAGGTGGTGCTCGACCTGGCGAGTTACAATGTAGTGGAGGCAAACCGGCCTTTGCTGGAACACCTGCTGAAATCGTACGTGGATATTGTATTTGCCAATGAGGAGGAAGCCAAAGCCCTCACCGGAGGCGATCCGGAGCAAAGCCTGGACTATCTGGGCAGCGTATGCGGGCTGGCAGTGGTTAAACTGGGTGCCAGGGGCGCCCTGGTAAAACGCGGAAGCGAAACCGTACTGGGTCAGGCATTTCAGGCCGATGTGATTGACACTACCGGTGCAGGCGACCTGTTTGCAGCCGGATTTTTGCATGTGCTGGCTTTGGGTGGCACATTGCAGCAGGCAGTCGCTGCGGGTGCCCTGCTGGGCGCAAAGGTGATCGGGCAGCTCGGCCCAAAAATTCCCGATGCCATGTGGCCCCAACTCAGGACACAAATCTCCGGGATCTGAAGCCTGCCTGATGTCCGGTAAAATGCCTGCCTACAGGGCATTGCACCTTATTCAGCATCGTTATAAATAAGCCCGGGCGGCCTGGTTTATTGGCCTTAAATTCATAAATTTGCGCCTTTACGGTACCTTTGGATATTAATTTAATATGAAGTGATATGAAGATTTTTCAGACAGAGGAAATCAGGAACCTGGCGCTGATAGGTGCCGCCAAATCAGGAAAGACCACCTTATCCGAAAATATGCTTTTCGAAGGCAAGGTGATAAACCGCAAAGGCTCGGTTGACGATAAAAATACAGTTTCGGATTACAGGCCCATCGAAACCGAAAGGCAGATATCGGTGCATCTTTCGTTGCTCCACACCCTGCACGACGGCAAAAAGATAAACATCCTCGATGCGCCCGGTTTCAGCGATTACACCGGCGACATCCTCACCGCCTGCCATGCAGCCGATGTGGCGGTGTGCACAGTCAACGGCCAGTCGGGGGTGGAAGCCACCACTGAAAACGCCTGGCGTCAGGCTGCCAAAGCCGGCACACCGGTGGTCTTCTTTATCAATCAGCTCGACCACCACAATGCCAATTTCGACGAAACCGTGCGCCAGCTCAAGGATTACTTCGGCGAAAAGGTGACCCTTGCACAATATCCGCTCAACCCGGGCGAAGGTTTTGATACCATCATCGACCTGATGCTGATGAAGATGCTCAAGTTCAAACCGGGTGGGGGCGAGCCTCAGGTAAGCGATATCCCTGCCGGCGAAATGGCCAAAGCCGAAGAGTTGCACCGCAGCCTGGTTGAAATTGCAGCCGAAGGCGACGAAGCGCTGATGGAAAAATATTTTGAAAACGACACCCTCACCCTCGACGAAATCCGCGAGGGTATCCGCAAGGGGCTTGCCAGCCGCGGCGTATTCCCCGTATTCTGCGGCGCTGCCAAACACGGCGTAGGCGTGCACAGGCTGATGGACTTTGTGAGCAAAACCTGTCCCTCGCCTTCTCAATCGAAAGGCCGCAGCACCACCGATGGCAAAACCTACACCTGCAAAACCTCCGACCCCTCGGCCATGTTCATCTTCAAAATGGCCAACGAACAACACCTGGGCGAAATCTCCATGTTCAAGGTGATGGGCGGCGAAATCAGCGAAGCGCAAGACCTGATCAACCCCCGCACCGGCAACAAGGAACGCATCTCGCAACTCTTTGTGGTGAACGGCAAGAACCGCGAAAAGGTCGAAAAGGTGGTGGCCGGCGACATTGCCGTTACCATCAAGCTTAAAGACGCCCGCACCAACGACAGCCTGATGGATTCCAAGGCTGCAGATGCTCCCTTCGAACCTATTGTGTATCCGGAACCTTTGTTCTCGGTGGCCATCAAAGCTGTCAACTCCAACGACGACGAAAAGCTCGGAAGTGTGCTGCAGGACATGCACCGCACCGACCCCACCATCATCGCCAACCTCTCGCGCGAGCTCAAGCAGCTCATCCTGCAGTGCCAGGGCGAATACCACCTCAACACCGTGAAGTGGTACCTCGACAATGTATTCAAAATTGATGTGGTCATCTCATCACCCAAGATACCCTACCGCGAAACCATCACCAAATCGGCCAAAGCCGACTACCGCCACAAGAAACAATCGGGTGGTGCCGGACAGTTTGGCGAAGTGCACCTGATGGTTCAGCCGTATTTTGAAGGCTACAAAGACCCCAACGATTTTCCGGTGCGCGGCAAGGAAGAACACAACCTGCCCTGGGGCGGTAAGCTGGTGTTCAACAACTGTATTGTGGGTGGCTCGATCGATGCCCGCTTCATGCCGGCCATCCTCAAAGGCATCATGGAACGCATGGAAGAAGGTCCGCTTACCGGTTCGTATGCCCGCGACATCGTCGTGTATGTGTACGACGGCAAAATGCACCCTGTGGACTCAAACGAAATTTCGTTCAAACTGGCCGGTCGCAACGCCTTCAGCATCGCCTTCAAAAATGCCGGACCAAAGATCATGGAACCTATCTACGATGTGGAAGTGCGCATGCCCGAAGACATGATGGGTTCGGTGATGACCGACCTGCAGGGACGCCGCGCCGTGATTATGGGGATGGATTCCGACGGAAAATACCAGGTGATCCGCGCCAAGGTACCCCTGGCCGAAATGGACCGCTACAGCACCTCGCTCAGTTCGATCACCTCGGGACGCGGCAGCTTCAGCATGAAATTTGCCGAATATGCTCAGGTGCCCGGAGATGTGCAGACCAAACTGCTCAAAGAATACGAAGAAAAGCAAAAAGACGAGGATTAATTATCCGCTTCGTCAATCAAATAAAAAAGGCCGCCGGAAATGGTGGCCTTTTTTGGTCTCATGGTGTCGATTACAATCAATCAACGGATAAATACAAACCGGATGACTCCGCCACTCATGCCAGGCCCGTTGTTATACATGTGGCGCGAGGCAATTACCTTGGTGTTGAACGGAATATCGTTGATATAAGCCTCTTCGGGCATGCGAAACCGCTGATTGAGGGCCTGTTCCGAAAGCGCCTGTGTGGCAATGCTGCGGGTGTCGAACGGGATGTCGTCCACATAGGGTTCCTCCGATGGACGAAACTCGGCCGTAAACCTGCTGGCCTGCACCGAATCGAAAATAGCCCTGGTGTCGAATGGAATGTCGTCGATGTATGTTTCGTCATTGTGGACAAAGTTGCCGGCCCTGAGGCCAAACGATGAAAGCATGAGCATGGTGCCGATAAGGAAGGTTGCTGTTTTCATGGTATGAAGTGTTTTTTTGTTACACTTCCTATGACGTAATACCATGCCAAAAGTTACAATATACACCAAATCAATGTTTTGCAATAATACAAGCAAACTTAATGTCTTGTGAACGAAATGGTTCGTACACCAACTGTTCGGTACCGGACACTTAAGGGAGAAAGTGAATTACGGGGTAGGGGGGAGTTTTTTTAGCAATTAATGGCTAAGCCGGAAAGCTTGCCGCGGGCGCTGGCTCCTTTCGGATCTGTAACGCTCAATAATCTTTGCAAAATGCTCAATATCAACTGGTTTCAGCAGATAATCATAAGCGCCGTATCGCTCAGCCTTTGATTCGAATTTAGCATAAGCTGTAACAAAGATGACGTCGAAACGGCGGATTGGGAAGCGCTCAAGCAGGTCGAAACCCGTACCCCTGGGCATATCCACATCCAGAATAACCAGCTCAGGTTCGGTTTGTTTAATCTTTTCCCAGGCCTGGTCGATGAGGTTGGCGGTCATAACCACCTCGGCATCTTTGCAGTATTCCCTGACAATCATTTCCAGAAGTGCCACCGCATCGGGTTCGTCGTCCACAATACCTATTCTGAGCTTATCCATGCGTTTTGGTTTTTGCGTGACCCGGAAAGCGGAGCCTGGCCAGGGTTCCGGCAGCTTGGCCCGATTCCGAGAACAGGTCGGTAATTTCGAGTCTGATTTGGGTTTGTCTGCTTTTGTTGATCAAAAATATCCTTTTTTCGGTGATGGGCAGGCCAAGCGAGGACTTTTTTTCCGGACGCAGTTTGGCTGCTGCGGCCCGCCCAATGCCATTGTCTTCAACTTCAGCCAGCAGGTCTTGTCCCTCCAGCCTGAAACGCAGCTCGATTTTTCCGCCGCTTTCGAGCGCTTTCAGGCCGTGTTGTATGGCATTTTCGACCAGGGGCTGGATGAGAAATACAGGGATCAAGGTTTTTTCGGTGTCTATCTGCGGGTCGCACGTAATCGCGTAGGTGAAACTTTGATGCGCCCGTGCCGACTCGAGCTCAAGGTATTGGCCCAAAAGCTGCATTTCGGCAGCCAGACTGGTGTCGGGTTTTTGGGCATTATCGAGCATGGCACGCATAAACCCGGCAAAGCGCGAAAGATAGCGGCTCGAAGCCAGCTTGTCGTTTTCGACAATGAAACGTTGCACCGTGTTGAGGGCGTTGAAAATGAAATGTGGATTCATCTGCAAGGCCAAAGCCTCCTGCTGGAAGCGCCACATGTCGTTGAGCAAGTTGCGTTGCCTCAGAATCTGACGACCCACCAGGTAAACAATGCCCGACATAAGCAAGATGCCTGTCAGCACCATCAAGGCGATAAACCACCATTGTTTCCAGTAAGGTTTCAGCACACGGACAAAAATCTTCTCAGATGCCGGCGACCAGCTGCCATCAGGGTTTCTTACTTCTACTTCGAACACATAATTTCCTGGTGGGAGAAAAGGATAGGCGGCAGTCGTTTGCTGGTTGACGACCCATTCGCTTTCCAGCCCCAGCAGCCGATGCCTGTAGGTATGACGTTCCTGCAGGAAAAAGGATATGGCGAAATAATTGATTATTAGATTGTTATCGCTATACTTTAATTCAATTCGCTGGTCAAAATCTCTAACTTGCAGTCGGCCGGCCGCAACAGCGGTTATGTGACAGGGCATGCGGATGCGTTGGAGCAGGTTGGTATCGGGGACAAGAAAACTGATAAACCCGGCACTTGCGGCCACGATGCGGTTGTTGCCCACGGTCATGGCCGAAACCTCGTTGGCAAGCAGTCCATAACCCGCCGTGATGTTTTGTATCAGCCTGAGGCTGTCGCCACTGCGGTGATCAGGAGCAACAATCGAGATGCCTCTGTTGGTTCCGGCCACCAGAAGATTGCCTTTAAACTCAAGAAATGAAACCGAAGAAGAGGGCAAACCACTTTGCCTGCCGAATTTAATCAGGGTATCGGGAGTAAGCAGCATCAGGCCGGCCTGACGGGTACCAATCCACAAGCTGTCGTTGCGGTACCTCAGGGCTGTGATGCGTGTTTCAGGAAGACCAAACTGAAGCTGTTTTTCAAGCCTGCCATTGGCATAAAGGTACAAACCTTTCTGGCTGCCTACAAACACCCTGCCGTCTGGTGCTGTCTCCAGAGCTTCGACCCTGTGGGTGATTCCTTCTCCGGTGTTTGGCACCCAGATATCTCCATTTTTTAATCCATAAAATCCGGCGTAAGTGCCTACCCACAATATCCCGCTCGTGGTATCCATATGCAGATTTTTCACTCCGTAATTCTTCCAGGGCTGCCTCAGTGCTGCCATAATTGGCAAATAGGTGTTTGTTTTCGTATCAAGACACAACAACCCCCTGTTGGTTCCCACCCATAACCTGCGGCCATCCGGATCGGGCTGGATGGCGCTGATGACGGTATCGCCCGCAGTTTTAAGCCGGTGGATTTGGTTTTGTGAAGCATCAAAACCTCCGAAAACGGCAAAAGAGGCATACCAGAGGGTGCCTTTTTTGTCGTATTTGAGATCAATTATTTTGTCCTGCCGGTACATATTTGGCGGCACAATCACCTTGTTTTGCTGCTCGGGGATGTAGAAAATACCCGAGTTGAGCGAGGTAAACCATAATCCGCCTTCTTGGTCGCGGCAGAACGACGAGATGGGTTCGCCGTCCAGAAATACTTCAATTTCATTGAGTTCCCTGTCCAGCAGTCTACCTCCGCCCCCTTGTGTAGATAGCCAGATGCGTCCGTCGTGGTCGAAACCCATGCGGATGATGGCATAGGGTAGCTTGCGGGCGCCAACGATGCGGCCTTTGCGGATATGCAAAAGCACATCTTTTTCGGAATAGTAGATGTCCGGCCCCTGATGCAGCAGGTTGTAGTGATGAACGAAGATCTTGGATTTGAAATACTTGCTTACGTTAAAGGTATCAGCAGGCGCATCGGGCCATTGCACGATGAGGGTGTCGGAGATGGGCAGGGCTGCAAAATCAATCATCAGTCGCCCGTCGGCAGCCGGAACCAGCATTGTTGTCCGGTTTTTTCTACGCGGATTCATCTTCATGATCTGGCCAGAGCTATCGATCCTGAAAAGCCCGGTATTTCGCAGCGAGAACCACAAACTGCCCTGGTGGTCTATTTCATAGTCTGTGATGAGGTTGTAGGTAGCCCTCAGGGTGTCGGAAATGTAGGAATGGAGTTTGTCGTTGAATTGGTAGGGATAGATCCTGCCTTTGTGATGGTAACCAAGCAAGCCGTTGAGTGTGACAAACCAAACACGGTTGCGGAAGTCCTTATGAAGAATAAAAATCGGATTCTCCGGCAGGCCATCGTACACATCGTATGTCTTGAACTGATACCCGTCGTAGCGCACCAGCCCGTGGTCGGTGCTGAACCACATATAGCCGTCATCGTCCTGCAGGCCATAGTAAACCTCGCTGGATGGCAGGCCCTGGCGGCTGTCGTATTTTCGGAAAAAATGGTTTTGACCGGCCAGGGGGGTGATTCCGGATGCGAAAAACAATACCAGAAGCAGGCTC
This window of the Bacteroidota bacterium genome carries:
- a CDS encoding adenosine kinase → MSRFIGIGNALVDVLVQIPDATILHTLGLPKGSMQLVDFARARQVMLAVEHFGNAKASGGSASNTIHGLARLGNATAFIGHIGNDETGDFFRSDMEKAGIQPILITSNDPSGIAHALITPDGERTFATFLGAALNLSAEHLRPEMFAQAEYLYVEGYLVQNEELIIKAMALAKEAGLKVVLDLASYNVVEANRPLLEHLLKSYVDIVFANEEEAKALTGGDPEQSLDYLGSVCGLAVVKLGARGALVKRGSETVLGQAFQADVIDTTGAGDLFAAGFLHVLALGGTLQQAVAAGALLGAKVIGQLGPKIPDAMWPQLRTQISGI
- a CDS encoding elongation factor G — its product is MKIFQTEEIRNLALIGAAKSGKTTLSENMLFEGKVINRKGSVDDKNTVSDYRPIETERQISVHLSLLHTLHDGKKINILDAPGFSDYTGDILTACHAADVAVCTVNGQSGVEATTENAWRQAAKAGTPVVFFINQLDHHNANFDETVRQLKDYFGEKVTLAQYPLNPGEGFDTIIDLMLMKMLKFKPGGGEPQVSDIPAGEMAKAEELHRSLVEIAAEGDEALMEKYFENDTLTLDEIREGIRKGLASRGVFPVFCGAAKHGVGVHRLMDFVSKTCPSPSQSKGRSTTDGKTYTCKTSDPSAMFIFKMANEQHLGEISMFKVMGGEISEAQDLINPRTGNKERISQLFVVNGKNREKVEKVVAGDIAVTIKLKDARTNDSLMDSKAADAPFEPIVYPEPLFSVAIKAVNSNDDEKLGSVLQDMHRTDPTIIANLSRELKQLILQCQGEYHLNTVKWYLDNVFKIDVVISSPKIPYRETITKSAKADYRHKKQSGGAGQFGEVHLMVQPYFEGYKDPNDFPVRGKEEHNLPWGGKLVFNNCIVGGSIDARFMPAILKGIMERMEEGPLTGSYARDIVVYVYDGKMHPVDSNEISFKLAGRNAFSIAFKNAGPKIMEPIYDVEVRMPEDMMGSVMTDLQGRRAVIMGMDSDGKYQVIRAKVPLAEMDRYSTSLSSITSGRGSFSMKFAEYAQVPGDVQTKLLKEYEEKQKDED
- a CDS encoding response regulator; translation: MDKLRIGIVDDEPDAVALLEMIVREYCKDAEVVMTANLIDQAWEKIKQTEPELVILDVDMPRGTGFDLLERFPIRRFDVIFVTAYAKFESKAERYGAYDYLLKPVDIEHFAKIIERYRSERSQRPRQAFRLSH
- a CDS encoding histidine kinase translates to MRNLSLLLVLFFASGITPLAGQNHFFRKYDSRQGLPSSEVYYGLQDDDGYMWFSTDHGLVRYDGYQFKTYDVYDGLPENPIFILHKDFRNRVWFVTLNGLLGYHHKGRIYPYQFNDKLHSYISDTLRATYNLITDYEIDHQGSLWFSLRNTGLFRIDSSGQIMKMNPRRKNRTTMLVPAADGRLMIDFAALPISDTLIVQWPDAPADTFNVSKYFKSKIFVHHYNLLHQGPDIYYSEKDVLLHIRKGRIVGARKLPYAIIRMGFDHDGRIWLSTQGGGGRLLDRELNEIEVFLDGEPISSFCRDQEGGLWFTSLNSGIFYIPEQQNKVIVPPNMYRQDKIIDLKYDKKGTLWYASFAVFGGFDASQNQIHRLKTAGDTVISAIQPDPDGRRLWVGTNRGLLCLDTKTNTYLPIMAALRQPWKNYGVKNLHMDTTSGILWVGTYAGFYGLKNGDIWVPNTGEGITHRVEALETAPDGRVFVGSQKGLYLYANGRLEKQLQFGLPETRITALRYRNDSLWIGTRQAGLMLLTPDTLIKFGRQSGLPSSSVSFLEFKGNLLVAGTNRGISIVAPDHRSGDSLRLIQNITAGYGLLANEVSAMTVGNNRIVAASAGFISFLVPDTNLLQRIRMPCHITAVAAGRLQVRDFDQRIELKYSDNNLIINYFAISFFLQERHTYRHRLLGLESEWVVNQQTTAAYPFLPPGNYVFEVEVRNPDGSWSPASEKIFVRVLKPYWKQWWFIALMVLTGILLMSGIVYLVGRQILRQRNLLNDMWRFQQEALALQMNPHFIFNALNTVQRFIVENDKLASSRYLSRFAGFMRAMLDNAQKPDTSLAAEMQLLGQYLELESARAHQSFTYAITCDPQIDTEKTLIPVFLIQPLVENAIQHGLKALESGGKIELRFRLEGQDLLAEVEDNGIGRAAAAKLRPEKKSSLGLPITEKRIFLINKSRQTQIRLEITDLFSESGQAAGTLARLRFPGHAKTKTHG